CCGCCGGCCTCTTCATGTACCCGGTGCTGATGGGCGCCGACATCCTGATGTTCAACGCGCACAAGGTGCCCGTGGGCCGTGACCAGGTGCAGCACATCGAAATGGCGCGCGACATGGCGCAGCGTTTCAACCACCAGTACGGCGAGCACTTCACACTGCCCGAAGCCGAGATCGACGACGCTGTGGCCACGCTGCCCGGCCTGGACGGCCGCAAGATGAGCAAGAGCTATGGCAACACGATCGCCATGTTCGCGCCGCGCGCGCAGCTGCAAAAGCAGATCGCCAGCATCGTGACCGACTCGCGCGCCCCCGGCGAGCCCAAGGACACCGAGGGCTCGGCGCTGTTCCAGATCTACCAGGCCTTTGCCACCGCCGACGAAACCGAGGCGCTGCGCAAGGCCTTTGCCGAAGGCATCGGCTGGGGCGACGCGAAGCAGATGCTGTTCGAGCGCATCGACCTCGAAGTGGCGCCGCTGCGCGCGCGCTACGAAGCGCTGATGAACGACCCGGCGGAGATCGAGCGCATCCTGCTCGTCGGCGCCGAAAAGGCCCGTAAGCTCGCGCGCCCCTTCATGGCCGAGCTGCGCCATGCGGTGGGCCTGCGCAACCTTGCGGCGGGTAGCGTCAAGGCCGGCGCGCGCAAGGCCAAGGTGGCCAGGCCAAGCTTCAAGCAGTACCGCGAGCGCGATGGCCTGTTCTATTTCAAGCTGCTCGATGCGCAGGGCGCAGCCTTGCTGCAGAGCCGCGGCTTTGCCTCGCCGCAAGAGGCCGGCCGCGCCATTGCCGCCCTGCAGCAGCAGCGCGGCGCGGCGCTGGCCGGGATGGCCGATCAGCTCGAGCCCTCGAGCCCCGAAGAATTGCGCGCCGCGAACGAGGCGCTGGAAGCACTGGCGGAAGCAACGGCCCCTACCAACGGGAGCTGACCCGGCCATATCCATCGGCTTACCCGCCGAGGAAAAACGAGAGAAGACGGTGCGATCACTAAGGAAGAAAACATGAGCATTTATGTCATCGACGACCACCCCCTGATGCGCGACGCCATCGTGATGGTGTTGCGTCGCCTGCGGCCGGCCGAGAATATCGTCGAGCTCGAGCGTCTCGACAAGCTCGCGAGTTCGGTCCAGCAGCGCGGTGCGCCCACCCTCTTCTGCCTGGACCTGAAGCTGCCC
The Variovorax sp. OAS795 genome window above contains:
- a CDS encoding tryptophan--tRNA ligase, which gives rise to MATSPSAPLRVLTGITPSGTPHLGNYVGSIRHSVRQSVAPGVESFFFLADYHALIKVQEPALIQRSTLEIAASWLACGLDPERVTFYRQSDVVEIPELTWFLTCVTGKGVLNRAHAYKAQLDKNIAKGEDPDADVTAGLFMYPVLMGADILMFNAHKVPVGRDQVQHIEMARDMAQRFNHQYGEHFTLPEAEIDDAVATLPGLDGRKMSKSYGNTIAMFAPRAQLQKQIASIVTDSRAPGEPKDTEGSALFQIYQAFATADETEALRKAFAEGIGWGDAKQMLFERIDLEVAPLRARYEALMNDPAEIERILLVGAEKARKLARPFMAELRHAVGLRNLAAGSVKAGARKAKVARPSFKQYRERDGLFYFKLLDAQGAALLQSRGFASPQEAGRAIAALQQQRGAALAGMADQLEPSSPEELRAANEALEALAEATAPTNGS